One genomic segment of Carassius auratus strain Wakin chromosome 29, ASM336829v1, whole genome shotgun sequence includes these proteins:
- the LOC113047949 gene encoding uncharacterized protein LOC113047949 — MKTAAFLCFSFTYFRYTICNCPSNSLEMKSVEDVYEFIWESNIDIAHKTIRGDFLMQMQNGSLKAERYINFTIQDLNYVLKVADMLKKISATLTLPNNLKDFFNGRYSSYQRFGNFMLKQYFFKGEPSIEQTPAMRKYLSFYRNLMENEEPLYFAVGLLPCARLWVWLAKNLNTPSTNAYYTWKVENMGGHPEKHYRALLNKFLNTTEKVEKANAIFREQMQNEHDFFFSS, encoded by the exons ATGAAGACCGCGGCCTTTCTATGTTTTTCTTTCACATATTTTAG GTACACAATCTGTAACTGTCCTAGTAACAGTTTGGAAATGAAATCTGTGGAGGACGTTTATGAGTTTATCTGGGAGAGCAATATAGACATCGCCCATAAGACGATCCGAGGGGACTTCCTGATGCAAATGCAGAACGGCAGCCTGAAGGCAGAGAGATATATCAACTTCACCATCCAAGATCTTAACTATGTACTGAAAGTGGCTGATATGTTGAAAAAAATTAGCGCAACTTTAACTCTGCCTAATAACCTCAAGGACTTCTTTAATGGTAGATACTCAAGTTACCAAAGGTTTGGCAATTTTATGCTCAAACAATATTTCTTCAAG GGTGAGCCTTCCATTGAGCAAACCCCAGCTATGAGGAAGTACCTTTCATTCTACAGAAACCTGATGGAGAATGAAGAGCCGCTGTACTTTGCCGTGGGTCTTCTGCCCTGCGCTAGACTCTGGGTTTGGCTGGCTAAAAATCTTAACACTCCTTCAACCAATGCCTACTACACTTGGAAGGTAGAAAATATGGGCGGCCATCCTGAGAAACACTACAGAGCTCTGCTGAATAAGTTTCTCAACACAACTGAGAAAGTGGAGAAGGCTAATGCTATATTCCGTGAACAGATGCAAAACGAGCACGATTTCTTCTTCTCGTCTTGA